From a region of the Castanea sativa cultivar Marrone di Chiusa Pesio chromosome 10, ASM4071231v1 genome:
- the LOC142611950 gene encoding uncharacterized protein LOC142611950, giving the protein METRLEKEGFEKLYKDLPFQNRIIVKQPAKGGGLALLWKSNVCIDLVNFSPNHILVTMKEEDGFVWHLTGFYGWPDTTQRNKSWALLKHIRTLVEGPWMCIGDFNAILHAAEKLSKCPCQRSQVNAFGDALDSCQLQDLGYHGYPYTWNNKRPGDANTKLRLDRAIATKDWVDKFQMSKLIHLSSHASDHLPILLQTQAYRHHRTRGNRVVEGAWNFGGIDGIGLANIQHRIEAYGMELKAWGAGIYDQIDECLSTVTCKVTPDMQQILTNEFTADEIKATMFQMGPTKAPGLDDSSQIMCYLPMRLSMLLTSRKKGKKGSLALKLDISKAYDRVEWPFLHGMMVKLGFPEKWIKWVMGCVSSPSYSIIINGTPHGHVQPSRGICQGDPLSPYLFLLCAEGFTALLEKATMERRISGVSICKSAPKITNLLFADDSLLFCQATQTEVATIIEILQMYAGASGQSINLQKSSVFFSKNTPGGQKQAIVSALGVKEVERFDTYLGLPTLVGRAKYQTFSFLKDRV; this is encoded by the exons ATGGAAACTAGGCTGGAAAAAGAAGGATTTGAAAAGCTTTATAAAGATTTACCGTTTCAAAATCGTATTATAGTGAAACAACCTGCTAAAGGGGGTGGATTGGCGTTGCTGTGGAAATCTAATGTATGTATTGATCTTGTAAACTTCTCACCAAACCATATTCTTGTCACTATGAAGGAAGAGGACGGCTTTGTGTGGCACTTGACGGGGTTCTATGGATGGCCAGACACAACTCAACGCAATAAATCATGGGCACTGCTTAAACATATTAGAACGTTGGTGGAAGGCCCATGGATGTGCATTGGAGATTTCAATGCGATCCTTCATGCAGCGGAGAAACTTAGCAAATGTCCATGCCAAAGAAGTCAGGTGAATGCTTTTGGAGATGCACTAGACTCTTGTCAGCTTCAGGACTTGGGTTACCATGGTTACCCATATACCTGGAACAACAAAAGGCCAGGTGATGCTAATACGAAGCTACGCCTAGACCGCGCCATCGCCACAAAAGATTGGGTTGACAAGTTCCAAATGAGCAAATTGATTCATCTCTCTTCACATGCCTCGGATCATTTGCCCATTCTTCTTCAAACCCAAGCTTATAGGCATCACCGAACAAGGGGGAATAGag TGGTGGAGGGAGCATGGAATTTTGGTGGGATTGATGGAATCGGGTTGGCTAATATACAACACAGAATTGAGGCTTATGGGATGGAATTGAAGGCTTGGGGGGCTG GAATCTATGACCAGATTGATGAATGCCTAAGCACGGTGACTTGCAAAGTCACTCCTGATATGCAACAGATCTTGACCAATGAGTTCACTGCTGATGAAATTAAGGCGACTATGTTCCAGATGGGACCAACAAAGGCTCCTGGACTGGATG ACTCATCACAGATAATGTGCTACTTGCCTATGAGACTCTCCATGCTATTAACATCccgaaaaaagggaaaaaaaggttCATTGGCGTTGAAGCTTGATATTAGTAAGGCTTATGATAGAGTGGAATGGCCTTTCCTCCATGGCATGATGGTGAAATTGGGTTTTCCAGAGAAGTGGATTAAGTGGGTGATGGGATGTGTGAGTTCACCATCCTATTCCATTATTATTAATGGGACACCGCATGGTCACGTGCAACCTTCAAGGGGGATTTGCCAAGGCGACCCTCTTTCACCATATCTGTTTCTTTTGTGTGCAGAAGGGTTTACAGCTCTCTTGGAAAAAGCAACTATGGAAAGGCGAATTAGTGGGGTATCTATCTGTAAAAGTGCACCAAAAATTACTAACTTACTATTTGCAGATGATTCTCTACTATTTTGCCAAGCTACTCAAACCGAAGTTGCAACCATTATTGAGATCCTACAAATGTATGCAGGTGCATCGGGCCAATCTATTAATTTACAGAAATCTTCGGTATTTTTTAGTAAGAACACACCGGGTGGCCAAAAGCAAGCAATTGTCTCGGCTTTGGGGGTGAAGGAGGTGGAGAGGTTTGACACTTACTTGGGTTTGCCAACTTTGGTTGGGCGTGCAAAGTACCAAACCTTTTCTTTCCTCAAGGATAGAGtgtga
- the LOC142611951 gene encoding uncharacterized protein LOC142611951 has translation MFGQDVYDVWAGCVPRLQKMPNSHGNVIELFENLLARLENSELELFLVQAWFIWNHRNTVVYGGSFKDPKWLNQRTSNYLKEFQQAQWQLALPATTTGRTNWKPPPNSSFKLNFDAAIFDELNCTGFGVVI, from the coding sequence ATGTTTGGGCAGGATGTGTACGATGTTTGGGCAGGATGTGTACCTAGGCTCCAGAAGATGCCAAACAGCCACGGCAATGTCATTGAGCTTTTTGAGAATCTGTTAGCAAGACTTGAAAACTCAGAACTTGAGTTGTTTCTCGTCCAAGCCTGGTTCATATGGAACCATAGAAATACGGTCGTATATGGAGGAAGCTTTAAGGATCCAAAATGGCTAAACCAAAGAACTAGCAACTATCTAAAGGAGTTTCAGCAAGCACAATGGCAACTTGCTTTGCCTGCAACAACAACAGGGAGAACCAACTGGAAGCCACCTCCAAATTCAAGCTTCAAACTCAACTTTGATGCGGCAATCTTCGATGAGCTGAACTGTACGGGATTTGGTGTAGTAATTTGA